GGGAAATGCGAATAATGAATTACCTGCAGAAGGACAGACGGAGGAAAACGCAGACACACCAGCTATGAAGCAACCACAAGAGGGTCAACCAAATGGTGAGCAATCACAAGAAGGTCAGCCAAATGGTGGGCAACCGCAAGAGGGTCAACCAAATGGTGAGCAAGCGCAAGAAGGACAGCCAAATGGTGGGCAACCACAAGAGGGTCAACCAAATGGTGAGCAAGCGCAAGAAGGACAGCCAAACGGCAAGCAAGCGCAAGAAGGACAGTCAAACGACGAGCAGACACAAGATGGGCAGCAAAACGCTAATCGCAATAAAGGGAACTTCGACATGGGCGGTGGTATGTCTAGTAATCTAATGGCAGATAGTGCAATAAACTTTAGCATAACTACACCTGTATCTGGGACAACTCTAGAAGATCGCCCACTTTTAAATGCTTTACTGTCCAATGAAACATATCGCGCTAAGTATGAAAGTTATTTAGAACAACTCGCAACAACTTATTTAACAGAAGATTATATTCAGTCGATTACGAACAACTTAGCGATGCTATTAACAAGCTATGAAGAAGCAGATCCTACAAAGTTTTATACAACAGAGCAGTTTTTAGAAGGTGTGTCAGGGGACAACAGTCTACCTGAATTTGCTAAACAACGTTCTGCATCAATCTTAAAGCAACTGTCAGGTGAATTAGTTGTAGAAACAAGTGCGACTGCTCAAGGTAATATGGGTATGCCAAATGGCGACACAAACAATGAGGCAAATGGAAATCAAATGCAAATGCCTGACGACTTTGATCCGAGTCAATTACCAGAAGACTTTGATCCAAGCCAATTACCAGCAGACTTCGACCCCTCACAAATGCCTGAGGGTGGCATGGGCAATGAGCAAGGTGGAAAAGCTAATGGTGGTCCAATGCAACGTCCAGATGGAATGGGTTTCCCTAACCAAGGCAATGGACAGGCAACTCAAGAAACAGGAATTGATAAAAGCACAGTGCTAACAGCTACCGCAACGTTTTCATTTTTAGTGGCTGCACTCCTCTTTGTTTTTAGATTTAATCGTAGAGGACGTTAAAAATACACCATAGGCAAACATTTTAATATGGTCAGAGTGTCAAAAATGGCATCAAGAGGCTCACTCTTGATGCCATTTTAGTGCCAGGCACTCAAACAATTTGCCGTGCCAGTTTTTACAGTGTGCTGAGGGCAAGTCAACCGTAGTTAAAAGAAAAATGGATTGTAGATAATCTTTTGGATATGGTGTTTGCTTTTTTTCATGCTAAAATAAAGCATTCTTTTTTTCGAGGAGTATCTAAATAAATGAATGAACAACAGTTTGATAAACTTTTGCACATTAATACAATTGGAGAACAATATGGATTTCCTAAACTAGCTCATTACCATCGTTATGAGCCAACTCCCTATGCTGGATTGGAACAATTATTTACACAATATGATTTGCCGGAAAATCCAGTATTTATTGATATGGGCTGTGGAAAAGGAAGGGTCCCTATTTATATTCATCATAAATTTCACACTCCGGCAATTGGAATAGAAATGGACGCAGGCTTTTATGCAGAGGCAGAGCATAATAAGGAGAGCTATTGTCGAAAAAATGGCTCACAAGGTGCCATTTCTTTTGTTCATACTATTGCAGAAAACTACAAAATAAAGCCGTGTGATAATGTTTTTTTCTTTTTTAATCCGTTCTCCATCAATATTTTCCGAACTGTCATTCATAATATATGGGAGTCTTATGAGCAAAATATGCGTGATATTCACATTATTTTATACTACCCACCATATGATTATTTGCAGTTTTTACATCATGGTACACCTTTTGAATTAATACATGAAGTACATCTAGAAAATGAAACAAATATTAATGAACGTCTTTGCGTTTTTGCATTAAAAAAGGCGTAATTTCCATAGTGGGTTGATTTCCGATCGGTGGAAAGCACCACCGCGACGAACATCGATGTTTACAGCAAAAAAGTGTTAGATTGCTTTCAATCTAACACTTTTTTATCTTCTGTCCCAGTAGCTTTTTTTATGGCGTTGTACCGTTTCAATGCACGGGCTCTTGCCGTTTTATGGTCAACGATGGGCAGCGGATAGGTGTCACCTAATGTGATATGAGCCTGCTCTAAGATAGCAGCTGGAGCTGTATGGGGTGCGTTTATATATTTTGATGGTAGGTTTGCTAATTCTGGTACCCATTTTTTTATATATGTACCATCTAAATCAAACTTCTCACCTTGTAAGGAAGGATTGAAGATACGGAAATAAGGTGCGGAATCGATACCCGTGCCGCTTACCCACTGCCAGCCCATCGCATTATTTGCTGCATTAAAGTCCAGTAGCGTATGCTCAAACCATGAATAGCCTTCCTGCCAAGGCTGTAGTAAATGTTTTACTAGAAATGACGCAACAACCATTCTTACTCGATTATGCATATAGCCAGTTTCCCAAAGTTCACGCATACCAGCATCAACTAACGGGTAGCCTGTTTGCCCTTTTTTCCAAGCAACCAGATGAAGAGAATTAGGCTCCCATTCAAAATGCTGAAAATTACTGCGTAAAGAGATGGTAGAAAATGAAGGATAGGACAACAGCTGATAAATTGAAAACTCTCGCCATATTAGT
The genomic region above belongs to Lysinibacillus sp. FSL W8-0992 and contains:
- a CDS encoding CotH kinase family protein yields the protein MIKNRIVYTSMAILLLLFGVMVAVLPNLGIETKNTEYSYETLVFNKSKVTTVDIEIPQEDWEDMLENAADEELKQANITINGKTIENVAIRTKGNLSLRSVVNSDSDRYSLKVDFDYYDDTQSLYGLKKLNLNNNYSDSTLMREYLSYELMEKMGLPTPAHSYMYVTVNGEERGLYLGVEAVDETFLANNYGTNDGFLFKPDGTGSDLKYISDNIADYTGIGLKTNEDNIEDSKLTDMLDAINNGGDIEQYIDVDEMLRYFAVNTALVNLDSYQGNMKHNYYLYENNGVFSIIPWDYNMSFGGFGAGGGGMGGGNPDQMRGNANNELPAEGQTEENADTPAMKQPQEGQPNGEQSQEGQPNGGQPQEGQPNGEQAQEGQPNGGQPQEGQPNGEQAQEGQPNGKQAQEGQSNDEQTQDGQQNANRNKGNFDMGGGMSSNLMADSAINFSITTPVSGTTLEDRPLLNALLSNETYRAKYESYLEQLATTYLTEDYIQSITNNLAMLLTSYEEADPTKFYTTEQFLEGVSGDNSLPEFAKQRSASILKQLSGELVVETSATAQGNMGMPNGDTNNEANGNQMQMPDDFDPSQLPEDFDPSQLPADFDPSQMPEGGMGNEQGGKANGGPMQRPDGMGFPNQGNGQATQETGIDKSTVLTATATFSFLVAALLFVFRFNRRGR
- a CDS encoding class I SAM-dependent methyltransferase, which gives rise to MNEQQFDKLLHINTIGEQYGFPKLAHYHRYEPTPYAGLEQLFTQYDLPENPVFIDMGCGKGRVPIYIHHKFHTPAIGIEMDAGFYAEAEHNKESYCRKNGSQGAISFVHTIAENYKIKPCDNVFFFFNPFSINIFRTVIHNIWESYEQNMRDIHIILYYPPYDYLQFLHHGTPFELIHEVHLENETNINERLCVFALKKA